One window from the genome of Nicotiana tomentosiformis chromosome 5, ASM39032v3, whole genome shotgun sequence encodes:
- the LOC104113407 gene encoding inactive TPR repeat-containing thioredoxin TTL3, giving the protein MCLSHCTYFLITSFYQKKSKKTLKHISITSNMGDISPEKKTGCGLLNAVFGRRNIWTRRSTSTGSLPTQDTNNVNNVTRSSSTQNSKRHRNGSHEAFLDSRENQSEKQADRIIPRPNPNQSKAAVAAAAAAQNKANSQTAPIHNQQKNGQVVQGYNNQGRKVPQAATGISGELETMIQDHQRSKGANTLVRASSSNVMLFGNLGNIRQQGGSNGTASTTTSTANHVLDYLPRTAKEEPTTPAPQNNGKYSTSVMGNVVKKQGDHEQGKTGASVSLCRALSTRMDPEQLKILGNEDYKNGRFAEALALYDAAISIDPNKASYRSNKSAALTALGRLLEAVFECREAITIDPHYQRAHNRLATLSVRLGDAEKAMYHYKQAGAEADPDVVTKAKNIQIHLNKCTEAKRQRDWNTILKETALAISAGADSAPQIFALKAEAMVKLHRYHEADQTLKSGPNFDFDECTKFFGPIGNAGLLVIQAQVHLAAGRIDDALAAAQRAAQLDGNNKEVNTVTRRTRAVASGRTKGNERFKAGKYADASIAYGEGLDHDPYNSVLLCNRAACRSKLGQFEKALEDCNAALIVRPSFTKARLRKADCYFKMGKWEACIQECETLIKETPENEEVGQMIKDAQQQLAQERRK; this is encoded by the exons GGACAAGAAGATCAACATCCACAGGCTCACTTCCTACACAAGATACCAACAATGTTAACAATGTAACAAGATCTTCTAGCACTCAAAATTCTAAAAGGCATCGCAATGGTTCCCACGAGGCATTTTTAGACTCCCGTGAGAACCAATCGGAGAAACAAGCGGACAGGATCATTCCAAGGCCTAATCCAAACCAATCCAAGGCCGCggtagcagcagcagcagcagctcaGAATAAAGCTAACTCTCAAACTGCACCTATTCATAATCAACAGAAAAATGGTCAGGTGGTACAAGGATATAATAATCAAGGAAGAAAAGTACCTCAAGCCGCCACAGGGATATCAGGGGAGCTTGAAACCATGATCCAGGATCATCAAAGATCAAAGGGTGCTAATACATTAGTCCGTGCATCGTCGAGCAATGTGATGTTGTTTGGAAATTTGGGTAATATTAGGCAGCAAGGTGGGAGCAATGGTACTGCTTCCACAACAACTTCAACAGCTAATCATGTTCTTGATTATTTACCAAGAACCGCTAAAGAAGAACCAACAACACCAGCACCACAGAATAATGGGAAATATTCGACGAGTGTTATGGGAAATGTGGTGAAGAAACAGGGCGATCACGAGCAGGGGAAAACAGGCGCTTCTGTTTCCCTTTGCCGTGCACTTTCCACAAGAATGGACCCTGAGCAATTGAAGATTCTTGGAAATGAGGATTACAAAAATGGGAGATTTGCTGAGGCTTTGGCTTTGTACGATGCTGCAATTTCCATTGATCCTAATAAGGCTTCGTATCGAAGCAACAAATCCGCTGCTTTGACCGCTTTAGGAAGGCTCCTTGAAGCTGTTTTTGAGTGCAGAGAAGCTATCACAATTGATCCTCATTATCAAAGAGCTCATAATCGTTTAGCCACTCTATCTGTCAG ATTAGGAGATGCAGAGAAGGCTATGTATCATTACAAACAAGCAGGAGCAGAAGCTGATCCTGATGTTGTAACAAAGGCTAAAAATATTCAAATTCATCTCAACAAGTGTACTGAGGCCAAGAGGCAAAGAGATTGGAACACTATTTTAAAAGAAACTGCCCTCGCCATATCGGCTGGTGCTGATTCTGCACCTCAG atatttgcTTTGAAAGCTGAGGCGATGGTGAAGCTCCATAGATACCATGAAGCAGATCAAACTCTGAAGAGTGGTCCGAATTTTGATTTTGACGAATGTACAAAATTCTTTGGCCCAATTGGCAATGCAGGCTTGCTAGTCATTCAAGCTCAAGTTCACTTGGCTGCTGGCAG GATCGACGATGCCCTAGCAGCGGCTCAACGAGCAGCCCAGCTAGATGGGAACAACAAGGAAGTAAATACGGTAACTAGGAGGACAAGAGCAGTAGCGAGTGGTAGAACAAAGGGCAATGAGCGGTTCAAAGCTGGAAAATATGCAGATGCTAGTATTGCTTATGGAGAAGGACTAGACCATGACCCATACAACTCAGTCTTATTGTGCAATAGAGCAGCTTGTCGATCAAAACTTGGCCAATTTGAGAAAGCACTTGAGGATTGCAATGCTGCCCTTATTGTCCGACCATCTTTCACCAAGGCTAGGTTGAGGAAGGCAGATTGTTATTTTAAG ATGGGAAAATGGGAAGCATGCATACAAGAATGTGAAACGTTGATAAAGGAAACACCAGAAAATGAGGAAGTGGGACAGATGATTAAGGATGCCCAACAACAGCTAGCTCAAGAAAGGAGGAAGTAA